A single region of the Prochlorococcus marinus str. MIT 0917 genome encodes:
- a CDS encoding TatD family hydrolase yields the protein MSDSKSSIIDSHCHIVFSNFNEDREEVALRWRSQGVKALLHACVEPSEIPAIKSMADQFQEMRYSVGVHPLDAHHWGPETLSVLKNAALDDSRVVAIGELGLDLFKAENLNEQLSILMPQLNLAFELNLPIIVHCRDAAKEMLEVFSKLSEDDCCPKGVMHCWSGNVKEMREFLDLGFYISFSGNVTFKNAIDIHECAKEVPKSRFLVETDSPFLSPVPHRGKRNEPSFVKHVVDKISELRGENFSEIAEKTTQNARELFALP from the coding sequence TTGAGCGATTCCAAAAGTTCAATAATTGACAGTCATTGCCACATCGTATTTTCTAACTTTAATGAAGATAGAGAAGAAGTTGCATTGAGGTGGAGATCACAAGGCGTTAAAGCTTTATTACATGCTTGCGTAGAACCCTCTGAAATCCCTGCTATTAAATCAATGGCTGATCAATTTCAGGAGATGAGATATTCAGTAGGAGTACATCCATTGGATGCACATCATTGGGGACCTGAAACTTTAAGTGTTTTAAAAAATGCAGCTCTTGATGACAGTAGAGTTGTTGCAATAGGTGAATTAGGACTAGATCTTTTCAAAGCAGAGAACTTGAATGAGCAGCTTTCAATTTTAATGCCGCAATTAAACTTGGCTTTTGAATTGAATTTGCCAATCATCGTTCATTGTAGAGATGCCGCAAAAGAAATGTTAGAAGTTTTTTCTAAGCTTTCTGAAGATGATTGTTGTCCAAAAGGTGTTATGCATTGCTGGAGCGGCAATGTCAAAGAGATGAGAGAGTTCCTTGATCTTGGCTTTTATATAAGCTTCAGTGGAAATGTAACTTTCAAGAATGCTATTGATATTCATGAATGTGCCAAAGAAGTTCCTAAAAGTAGATTTCTAGTAGAAACCGATAGTCCTTTCTTATCACCCGTTCCTCATAGAGGGAAAAGGAATGAACCTTCTTTCGTAAAGCATGTGGTAGATAAAATTTCAGAGCTTAGAGGTGAAAACTTTTCTGAAATTGCTGAAAAAACAACTCAAAATGCAAGGGAATTGTTTGCGTTGCCTTAA
- the rpsT gene encoding 30S ribosomal protein S20, with translation MANTNSAKKRIQIAERNRLENKNYKSTVRTLMKRCFVACGIFEKEPGDESKADLQKTFNLAFSKIDKAVKKGVLHKNTGANQKSRLSTALKKVLKEVV, from the coding sequence GTGGCAAATACCAACTCAGCTAAAAAGCGAATTCAAATTGCGGAACGCAACCGCCTTGAAAACAAAAATTACAAATCTACAGTTCGCACTCTAATGAAGCGATGCTTTGTAGCTTGTGGAATATTTGAAAAAGAGCCTGGCGATGAATCAAAAGCAGATCTCCAAAAAACATTTAATTTAGCCTTTAGCAAAATTGATAAAGCAGTTAAAAAAGGTGTTTTGCATAAAAACACAGGAGCTAATCAGAAATCCAGGCTTAGCACTGCGCTTAAGAAAGTTTTGAAAGAAGTTGTTTGA
- a CDS encoding ribosome maturation factor RimP — MSNQTVSELKVLAAKSATNYGFDVIDFKMFTHLNPLSIQVNIRHKNPDKKVTIDDCSILSQYIDEAIQDSSILDQPFNLQISSEGIGDFLTDEQDFQIFKGFPIEVTYQDLKKIEQQTNGLLLKRTHDELQINQKGKTQRIPVEDVIQVRLTTPSG, encoded by the coding sequence TTGTCTAATCAAACCGTTTCAGAATTGAAGGTTCTTGCAGCAAAGTCAGCAACTAATTATGGCTTTGATGTAATTGATTTTAAGATGTTCACTCATCTAAACCCCTTATCAATTCAGGTAAATATCCGACACAAAAATCCTGACAAGAAAGTCACTATTGATGACTGTTCTATTCTTAGTCAATACATTGATGAAGCTATTCAAGATTCTTCAATACTTGATCAACCTTTCAATCTTCAAATCAGCAGTGAGGGAATTGGTGATTTCTTAACGGATGAACAAGATTTTCAAATTTTCAAAGGTTTTCCAATTGAAGTTACTTATCAGGATTTAAAAAAAATTGAACAACAAACAAATGGTTTGCTTCTAAAAAGGACTCATGATGAACTACAAATAAATCAAAAGGGGAAAACTCAACGAATCCCAGTCGAGGATGTGATTCAAGTCCGACTCACAACACCCTCTGGTTAA
- a CDS encoding trypsin-like peptidase domain-containing protein, which translates to MVSLRKLVITMKFSRIFLLSSILFCFLLVPKSVFALEDFQASESHSFVANVASKVSPSVVRIDIERELQTDEFESDLLDPLLRDLLGDLGTLPKKERGQGSGVIIDSSGLVLTNAHVVERVDRVIITFQNGKQVDGTVVGTDQVTDLALVKIKEFPGLESAKLGDSEVIQVGDWAIALGTPYGLESTVTLGIVSSLHRDINSLGFSDKRLDLIQTDAAINPGNSGGPLINSNGEVIGINTLVRSGPGAGLGFAIPINLASKVTNQLLANGEVIHPYLGAQLVLLNERIAKEHNQDPNALILLPERSGALVQSVIPQSPAEEGGLRRGDLVINAGGYEVSDPKSLLMQVENAQIGEPFKLEVVRNNKEINLSIKPAALPGIS; encoded by the coding sequence ATGGTGAGCCTAAGAAAGTTAGTGATTACGATGAAATTTAGCAGAATATTTTTACTCTCCTCAATCCTTTTTTGTTTTTTGTTAGTGCCAAAATCTGTATTTGCTTTGGAAGATTTTCAAGCAAGTGAATCACATAGTTTTGTTGCTAATGTCGCCAGTAAGGTTTCACCATCGGTAGTACGGATTGATATTGAAAGAGAACTTCAAACAGATGAATTTGAATCTGATTTATTAGACCCCTTATTAAGAGATCTTTTAGGCGATTTGGGGACTCTCCCAAAAAAAGAAAGGGGACAAGGCTCAGGAGTGATAATTGATAGCTCTGGATTAGTTCTCACCAACGCTCATGTGGTTGAAAGAGTTGATCGTGTGATCATCACTTTTCAAAATGGAAAGCAAGTTGATGGAACAGTAGTTGGAACCGATCAAGTTACTGACTTGGCTCTAGTGAAAATTAAAGAATTTCCTGGTTTAGAAAGTGCAAAATTAGGTGATTCAGAAGTTATTCAAGTTGGGGATTGGGCAATTGCTCTTGGAACCCCTTATGGCCTTGAAAGTACTGTCACGCTGGGTATAGTTAGTAGTCTTCATAGAGACATTAATTCTCTTGGCTTTTCTGACAAGAGATTGGATTTAATTCAAACTGATGCAGCAATAAACCCTGGGAATTCTGGAGGTCCATTGATAAATTCAAATGGAGAAGTTATTGGAATAAATACTTTGGTCAGATCAGGTCCAGGGGCAGGACTCGGATTCGCAATCCCAATCAATCTTGCTTCAAAAGTAACCAATCAATTGCTCGCGAATGGAGAGGTTATTCATCCTTACCTAGGCGCTCAGTTGGTTTTATTGAATGAAAGAATAGCCAAAGAGCATAACCAAGATCCAAATGCCTTGATTCTTTTGCCTGAACGATCAGGAGCACTTGTTCAATCTGTAATACCTCAAAGTCCAGCAGAAGAGGGCGGTTTAAGACGTGGTGATCTTGTGATTAATGCTGGTGGTTATGAAGTTAGTGATCCAAAGTCTTTACTCATGCAAGTTGAGAACGCTCAAATAGGCGAGCCATTTAAATTGGAAGTCGTTCGAAACAACAAAGAGATTAATCTTTCTATTAAGCCTGCTGCTTTACCAGGAATTAGCTAA
- the hisD gene encoding histidinol dehydrogenase: MTQIINKDEVQETPSRKLTIKTAKNLDQAQLELNKITNRTSGTVQDKAIKVVEDILKNVNERGDEALKEYTSRFDGFLAESFQVPSDLIIKAWEETNKELQDALLLAKKRIEKFHSLQVPNNISYTGPHGESLGRRWSPVEKAGIYVPGGRAAYPSTVLMNAIPAYVAGVKQTIMVSPANSKGELNQTVLAAAHITGINKVFRIGGAQAIGALASGTESIPKVDVITGPGNIYVTLAKKKVYGKVGIDSLAGPSEILIIADQSAKLEHVASDMLAQSEHDPLASAILITTNKKLTEKLPAEIERQLINHPRLEICQESISSWGLIVLCDDLETCAKLSDTFAPEHLELLVENPKELSKIIKNAGAIFMGPWSPEAIGDYLGGPNHTLPTSGTARFAGALGVETFMKNTSLIDFSKAAFNENKNAVVHLANSEGLHSHAESIRIRDSKSC; this comes from the coding sequence ATGACGCAAATAATTAATAAAGATGAGGTTCAAGAAACCCCTTCAAGAAAATTGACCATAAAAACAGCTAAAAATCTTGATCAGGCTCAGCTTGAGCTCAACAAAATTACCAATAGAACATCTGGAACCGTTCAAGATAAAGCTATAAAGGTGGTTGAAGATATTCTTAAAAACGTTAATGAAAGAGGGGATGAGGCGCTTAAAGAATACACTTCTCGCTTTGATGGATTTTTAGCAGAAAGTTTTCAAGTTCCATCAGATTTAATAATCAAAGCTTGGGAAGAGACTAATAAGGAGTTACAAGATGCACTTTTATTGGCAAAAAAAAGAATTGAAAAATTTCATAGTCTTCAGGTGCCGAACAATATTAGTTATACGGGACCCCATGGTGAATCACTTGGACGAAGATGGAGCCCTGTTGAAAAAGCGGGAATATATGTTCCTGGAGGAAGAGCCGCCTATCCAAGCACAGTTTTAATGAATGCTATTCCTGCTTATGTTGCAGGAGTCAAACAAACCATCATGGTGTCTCCCGCAAACTCTAAAGGAGAATTAAACCAAACAGTATTAGCTGCAGCACACATTACAGGGATCAATAAGGTTTTTCGTATTGGAGGGGCACAAGCCATTGGCGCGCTTGCTAGTGGAACAGAATCAATTCCAAAAGTAGATGTAATTACTGGGCCAGGAAATATTTATGTAACTTTGGCAAAGAAAAAAGTTTATGGAAAGGTAGGTATTGATTCTTTGGCTGGTCCAAGTGAGATCCTAATAATCGCTGATCAATCAGCAAAACTGGAACATGTTGCATCAGATATGTTAGCTCAATCGGAACATGATCCTTTAGCTTCGGCAATACTAATCACTACTAATAAAAAATTAACGGAAAAATTACCAGCAGAAATTGAACGTCAATTAATTAATCATCCAAGATTGGAAATATGCCAAGAATCTATTTCCAGCTGGGGTTTAATAGTACTTTGTGATGATTTAGAAACTTGTGCAAAACTAAGTGATACTTTTGCCCCAGAACATCTTGAATTACTTGTGGAGAATCCAAAAGAATTATCAAAAATCATCAAGAATGCTGGAGCAATATTTATGGGACCATGGAGCCCAGAGGCTATAGGAGATTATCTTGGGGGGCCTAATCACACTCTTCCCACTTCAGGGACTGCAAGATTTGCTGGCGCTCTTGGGGTTGAAACTTTTATGAAAAATACTTCACTTATAGATTTTTCAAAAGCAGCCTTCAATGAGAATAAAAATGCAGTTGTACATTTAGCCAACAGCGAGGGATTGCATAGTCACGCAGAATCAATACGAATTAGAGACTCTAAATCTTGTTAA
- a CDS encoding YlxR family protein, whose product MSQSPILRRCVACKKVLDRKYFLKVTRDFQNGVVLSGGMGRSAYLCPAESCFEEALKRKRLQKALRCAIDSSIFNMLQKQLNTCIESDTEA is encoded by the coding sequence GTGAGTCAAAGTCCCATCCTGCGTAGGTGTGTAGCTTGCAAAAAAGTTCTTGATCGCAAGTATTTTTTAAAAGTTACTAGAGATTTTCAGAATGGAGTAGTCCTATCAGGCGGGATGGGAAGATCAGCCTATCTCTGTCCAGCTGAGTCATGTTTTGAAGAAGCTTTGAAGCGTAAAAGATTACAAAAAGCTTTGCGATGTGCTATTGACTCAAGCATTTTCAATATGCTCCAAAAACAACTTAATACCTGCATTGAGTCAGATACTGAGGCATGA
- the rpiA gene encoding ribose-5-phosphate isomerase RpiA, giving the protein MDLQNQMKQAVAQAAVDQIQNGMILGLGSGSTAALMIEALALKIKSGEIKDIVGVTTSFQGEVLASELGIPLKSLSSVSEIDLAIDGADEVDPKFQLIKGGGACHVQEKLVAALAKKFIVVVDSTKIVQKLNLEFKLPVEVLPSAWKQVRKTLINLGGEGDLRMAQKKAGPIVTDQGNLILDLTFSNGIDQPELLESQINNIPGVLENGLFVNLTDEVLVGKVENDVVGVESLNKI; this is encoded by the coding sequence ATGGATCTCCAAAATCAGATGAAACAAGCAGTTGCTCAAGCTGCTGTAGATCAAATTCAAAACGGGATGATCCTTGGTCTTGGCTCTGGTTCTACAGCAGCTTTAATGATTGAAGCACTTGCGTTGAAAATAAAATCAGGAGAAATTAAAGATATTGTTGGAGTGACTACATCTTTTCAAGGTGAGGTTCTTGCTTCCGAATTGGGCATACCTCTTAAATCTCTTTCCTCAGTCTCAGAAATTGACCTTGCAATTGATGGCGCGGATGAAGTTGATCCCAAATTTCAACTAATTAAAGGGGGCGGAGCCTGTCATGTTCAGGAAAAACTTGTTGCTGCTTTGGCTAAAAAATTTATAGTTGTAGTTGATTCAACAAAGATTGTCCAAAAATTGAACCTTGAGTTCAAATTACCAGTTGAGGTTCTTCCCTCTGCATGGAAACAAGTACGAAAAACATTAATAAATCTAGGAGGAGAAGGTGATCTAAGGATGGCTCAGAAAAAAGCTGGACCTATAGTTACTGACCAAGGAAACTTGATACTTGATTTAACTTTCAGTAACGGCATTGACCAACCTGAACTATTGGAAAGTCAAATTAACAATATTCCCGGCGTCCTTGAAAATGGACTTTTTGTAAATCTGACAGATGAAGTATTAGTTGGAAAAGTGGAAAATGACGTAGTGGGTGTTGAATCACTTAACAAGATTTAG
- the nusA gene encoding transcription termination factor NusA encodes MALVLLPGLNNLIEDISEEKKLPSQVVEAALREALLKGYERYRRTLYLGISEDPFEEDYFSNFDVGLDLEEEGYRVLASKIIVEEVESDDHQIAIAEVMQVADDAQVGDTVVLDVTPEKEDFGRMAAATTKQVLAQKLRDQQRRMIQEEFADLEDPVLTARVIRFERQSVIMAVSSGLGRPEVEAELPRRDQLPNDNYRANATFKVFLKEVSEIPRRGPQLFVSRSNAGLVVYLFENEVPEIQEGSVRIVAVAREANPPSRAVGPRTKVAVDSIEREVDPVGACIGARGARIQQVVNELRGEKIDVIRWSSDPVQYICNSLSPARVEVVRLVDPEGQHAHVLVPPDQLSLAIGREGQNVRLAARLTGWKIDIKNSQEYDQATEDSEVAELISQREEEESLQREAEQRLEAEQAARAEEDARLRELYPLPEDEEDFQDEQLSDIDNDDEAEAEAEAEAESESESESSETDSNIDIDGTNTETEETDIEETIEAAVTGEDKIMTKEEGTR; translated from the coding sequence ATGGCTCTTGTTCTACTCCCCGGCTTAAATAACTTAATTGAAGACATTAGTGAGGAAAAAAAGCTTCCATCACAAGTCGTAGAAGCTGCTTTGCGAGAAGCACTTTTAAAAGGTTATGAACGATATCGAAGAACGCTTTATTTAGGTATTAGCGAAGATCCTTTTGAAGAAGATTACTTTAGCAATTTTGATGTTGGTTTAGATCTAGAAGAGGAAGGTTACAGAGTTTTAGCTAGTAAGATAATAGTGGAAGAAGTTGAGAGTGATGACCATCAAATAGCAATAGCTGAAGTTATGCAAGTTGCTGATGACGCTCAAGTTGGAGATACCGTTGTTCTAGATGTGACTCCAGAGAAAGAAGATTTTGGAAGAATGGCTGCAGCTACAACCAAGCAAGTTTTAGCCCAAAAATTGAGAGATCAGCAAAGAAGAATGATTCAAGAGGAATTTGCTGACCTAGAAGATCCAGTGCTAACTGCCAGAGTCATTAGATTTGAAAGGCAGTCAGTAATAATGGCAGTAAGCTCTGGTTTAGGCAGACCAGAAGTAGAAGCAGAGCTTCCAAGACGAGATCAATTGCCAAATGATAATTATCGAGCAAATGCAACATTTAAAGTATTTCTCAAAGAAGTTAGTGAAATCCCTAGGCGAGGGCCTCAGCTTTTTGTGAGCAGGTCAAACGCTGGTCTGGTTGTATATTTATTTGAAAATGAAGTTCCTGAAATTCAAGAAGGTTCAGTTCGAATTGTTGCTGTTGCTCGTGAAGCAAATCCACCTTCAAGGGCAGTAGGTCCCAGAACAAAAGTAGCTGTTGACAGTATTGAAAGAGAGGTTGACCCTGTTGGAGCATGTATTGGTGCTAGAGGTGCCCGAATTCAACAAGTAGTTAATGAACTTCGTGGAGAAAAAATAGATGTAATTCGCTGGTCTTCTGACCCTGTTCAATACATCTGCAATTCATTAAGTCCTGCAAGAGTTGAAGTGGTCAGACTTGTGGATCCAGAAGGTCAGCATGCCCATGTCCTAGTTCCTCCAGATCAACTTAGCCTCGCAATAGGTAGAGAAGGGCAAAATGTAAGACTTGCTGCAAGGCTTACAGGATGGAAAATAGATATCAAAAATTCACAAGAATATGATCAAGCTACTGAAGATTCTGAGGTTGCAGAATTAATTTCTCAAAGGGAGGAAGAAGAATCTTTACAGAGAGAAGCTGAGCAGAGATTAGAGGCTGAGCAGGCAGCCAGAGCTGAAGAAGATGCACGATTAAGAGAGCTTTACCCCTTGCCAGAGGATGAAGAAGACTTTCAAGATGAGCAATTGTCAGATATCGATAATGATGATGAAGCAGAAGCAGAAGCAGAAGCAGAAGCTGAATCTGAATCTGAATCTGAATCTTCTGAAACTGATTCAAATATCGATATAGATGGTACAAACACTGAAACTGAAGAGACTGATATTGAAGAAACAATCGAAGCGGCGGTTACTGGAGAAGATAAAATAATGACAAAAGAGGAAGGAACCCGGTGA